One window of the uncultured Paludibaculum sp. genome contains the following:
- a CDS encoding diacylglycerol kinase family protein: protein MPDPNASRFRASLVYNPVAGKLFRRPQLLAEAQRLLEPHVGTLHLCPTTGPDTAGPIARQAIADGATLVFVAGGDGTINEVIAGMAGSEVPLAILPAGTANVLGMETGIGGNLVRAASKFGDLEPATISLGRLLAPGKSARYFACMAGVGLDARIVRMVSPEFKRRWGKLSYWEGGFAQVGKKLPEFDVVMDGRRFRCSFALVSRVRNYGGDLEIARHASLLSDEFAVVLFEGPSSFRYLKYFSGVLLNSLQGMKGVTVAHARSLQLEANSSEPIDVQVDGEYAGLAPVSLDIAPERVRILLPRAFIQRMSTAKSASFAPAAGVR from the coding sequence GTGCCGGATCCTAACGCATCTCGATTTCGAGCCTCTCTGGTCTACAACCCCGTCGCCGGAAAGCTTTTTCGCAGGCCCCAGTTGCTTGCCGAGGCGCAGCGCCTGCTGGAGCCGCATGTCGGCACCCTCCACCTCTGCCCCACCACAGGACCCGACACCGCCGGCCCCATCGCCCGCCAAGCCATCGCCGATGGCGCCACTCTTGTCTTTGTCGCGGGCGGTGACGGGACCATCAATGAAGTCATCGCGGGCATGGCCGGCTCCGAGGTCCCACTAGCCATTCTGCCCGCCGGCACGGCCAACGTCCTGGGGATGGAGACGGGTATCGGTGGCAATCTGGTGCGCGCCGCGTCGAAATTTGGGGATCTGGAACCGGCCACCATCTCGTTGGGCCGGCTGCTGGCGCCCGGCAAGTCCGCCCGCTATTTTGCCTGTATGGCGGGCGTGGGCCTAGACGCCCGCATCGTGCGCATGGTCAGCCCTGAGTTCAAGCGTCGCTGGGGCAAGCTCAGCTACTGGGAAGGTGGCTTCGCGCAGGTGGGCAAGAAACTGCCCGAGTTCGATGTCGTCATGGATGGCCGCCGCTTTCGCTGTAGCTTCGCCCTGGTCAGCCGGGTAAGGAACTACGGAGGCGACCTCGAAATTGCCCGTCACGCGAGCTTGCTCAGCGACGAGTTCGCCGTCGTGCTGTTTGAAGGGCCCAGTTCATTCCGCTATCTGAAGTACTTCAGCGGCGTGCTGCTGAACAGCCTCCAGGGCATGAAAGGGGTGACTGTGGCGCATGCCCGCAGCCTTCAACTGGAAGCCAACAGCTCGGAGCCTATCGATGTACAGGTCGATGGCGAGTATGCGGGGCTGGCACCCGTCAGTCTGGACATCGCGCCGGAGCGGGTTCGCATCCTGTTGCCGCGCGCCTTCATCCAGCGCATGAGCACGGCCAAGTCCGCTAGCTTCGCGCCAGCGGCAGGCGTACGCTGA